CGGACACTGTATCGTCGGTTTCAACTATAACGGTGAGTTCTCAGCCATTCTTGCAGATGTAGGTACGATGCCTTTGCCGCCTTATATTCGCCGTCTACCGAATGCTGAAGATAAGGTCCGTTATCAGTCAGTCTACGCCGCCACTGAAGGCGCAATTGCAGCCCCGACGGCAGGTCTGCACTTTACACAAGAATTGTTAGAGAAATTAAAAAACAGCGGGATAGAAACAGCACTACTAACGCTACACGTCGGACCTGGAACGTTCCAACCGGTGAAAGCGGAAAATATTCAGACACATAAGATGCACGCCGAATACATCCACCTCGCCGAAACAGTAGCGAACCAGATCCGCAGCGCGCGGGAGGCAGGAAGGAAAATCGTTGCCATTGGGACCACAGTCGTACGTTCCTTAGAAACCGCAGGCACAACAGGCACTGTCCGCCCCTATAGCGGCTACAGTGAGCTTTTTATTTATCCCGGACACCGATTTAATGCGGTAGATGCGTTGGTTACCAACTTCCATCTCCCCAAATCAACCTTACTTATGCTCGTGAGTGCCTTCGCTGGAAAGAACTTGATCCAGCAGGCTTATCGAGAGGCACTCGAACATAAATACCGTTTCTACAGTTATGGCGATGCCATGCTAATTCTTTGATTTTTTAAGAGTAGGGACGAGGTAACCTCGCCCCTACGGCAAGCTACATTAAAAGAGAAGGAGACACTTTATGGACCAGATAACAGGTTTGCTTGTTCCGTTCATCGCGATGGGTGCTATTATGTATTTTTTGTTATGGCGTCCCGAACAGGCCAAACGCAAAAAACATCAGAATATGCTGGAAAATCTGACCAAGGGCGATGAAATCGTAACGAATGGCGGGTTGCACGGTAAAATTCTCGGGCTTAGCAACGATAAGAACGTTATTCTCATCGCTGTTGGAGAAGTGAATAGCCAAGAGGTAAAGGTTCAAATCTCACGGAGTTCTGTCGCGTTTCTCAAAAAGGGCGGCGAACTCATTGAAGGTGAATAGCACTGGATTCATTTCAGCGGTGTCGGTATCTGGTCTTCTTAGAAGTCGGGCTGCATCCACAACTGGTAACCAACCCCTTCGGAAGTCAATGCCACAATGTTATCCTGTTCT
The sequence above is a segment of the Candidatus Poribacteria bacterium genome. Coding sequences within it:
- the queA gene encoding tRNA preQ1(34) S-adenosylmethionine ribosyltransferase-isomerase QueA, with the translated sequence MKLTDFDYHLPPDRIAQSPLQQRDASRLLVVDRDTRAFHHTQFSQIGKYLPDDALLVLNDTKVIPARLIGNKSGTGGKIELLLIREKGPDTWEVLAKPRRSLHIGTQVVFGNGTLTAEVLAKPDDGHCIVGFNYNGEFSAILADVGTMPLPPYIRRLPNAEDKVRYQSVYAATEGAIAAPTAGLHFTQELLEKLKNSGIETALLTLHVGPGTFQPVKAENIQTHKMHAEYIHLAETVANQIRSAREAGRKIVAIGTTVVRSLETAGTTGTVRPYSGYSELFIYPGHRFNAVDALVTNFHLPKSTLLMLVSAFAGKNLIQQAYREALEHKYRFYSYGDAMLIL
- the yajC gene encoding preprotein translocase subunit YajC; this encodes MDQITGLLVPFIAMGAIMYFLLWRPEQAKRKKHQNMLENLTKGDEIVTNGGLHGKILGLSNDKNVILIAVGEVNSQEVKVQISRSSVAFLKKGGELIEGE